The following are from one region of the Primulina eburnea isolate SZY01 chromosome 17, ASM2296580v1, whole genome shotgun sequence genome:
- the LOC140818464 gene encoding peroxidase 5-like gives MDKYYSSKLLITFLSVLILSCSVSAVSRKLQSPFRVGFYSKSCPQAELVVQKYVSKFVRLNPGLAAGLIRLHFHDCFVRGCDASLLLDGPNSEQESIPNKGSLRGFEVIDAAKAELEIRCPGIVSCADILTFAARDSAWKVGNIYYDVPSGRRDGNVSLILEPLLNLPPPFFNASALRDNFARKGLSLDEMVTLSGAHSIGISQCSSFLNRLYPTVDPTLDPKYAAFLKRICPAPVNGTTTANPAVNLDSFTPNVLDNKYYVGLKLNKGLFTTDQTLHNSPLTKKIVLNNAQHGHTWATKFAAAMVKMGKIEVLTGTQGQIRRNCHFVN, from the exons ATGGATAAATATTACAGTAGCAAATTACTGATCACGTTTCTTTCCGTTCTCATTTTATCTTGTTCGGTTTCTGCGGTGTCACGGAAGTTGCAGTCGCCATTTAGGGTGGGATTCTACAGCAAATCTTGTCCTCAGGCAGAATTGGTCGTGCAGAAGTACGTGAGCAAATTCGTCAGGCTTAACCCTGGCCTTGCTGCTGGCCTTATAAGGTTGCATTTCCACGATTGTTTCGTCCGG GGATGTGATGCTTCTCTGCTGTTGGATGGACCAAATTCCGAACAGGAAAGCATCCCAAATAAGGGAAGCTTGCGCGGCTTCGAGGTGATAGATGCGGCCAAAGCCGAACTGGAAATCCGATGCCCCGGCATCGTGTCATGTGCGGACATTCTCACATTCGCAGCTCGTGACAGCGCATGGAAAGTCGGGAACATATACTACGACGTCCCATCTGGTCGGCGTGACGGGAACGTCTCCTTAATACTCGAACCCCTTCTGAACTTGCCCCCACCATTCTTCAATGCATCAGCTCTCAGAGACAACTTCGCCAGAAAAGGGCTGTCCCTGGATGAAATGGTGACACTCTCCGGCGCACACTCCATCGGCATTTCGCAATGTTCTTCCTTCTTGAATCGTCTCTACCCGACCGTCGACCCGACCCTCGACCCTAAATATGCCGCATTCTTGAAAAGAATCTGTCCTGCCCCAGTTAATGGAACGACAACAGCAAACCCTGCAGTAAATCTTGATTCTTTCACCCCTAATGTTTTGGACAACAAGTACTACGTGGGTTTGAAACTGAACAAGGGTCTTTTCACCACGGACCAAACCTTGCATAACAGCCCTTTAACCAAGAAAATTGTCTTGAACAATGCTCAACATGGACATACATGGGCTACGAAGTTCGCAGCCGCCATGGTGAAGATGGGGAAGATCGAAGTGCTCACTGGAACTCAGGGTCAGATCAGGAGAAACTGCCATTTTGTGAATTAA
- the LOC140818334 gene encoding uncharacterized protein, with amino-acid sequence MNKEGDWLCPACQHLNFKKRDQCQRCGCPKNATAAEVSSYIIQRTELMPGDWYCGGQNCGAHNYASRTNCYRCGSLKDYCGYGAGVIASAGYAYDAIPGWKSGDWICTRLGCGMHNYASRTECYKCKTARDFGGEV; translated from the exons ATGAATAAGGAAGGAGATTGGTTGTGTCCCGCATGCCAGCACCTCAACTTCAAGAAACGAGACCAATGCCAACGATGTGGCTGCCCCAAGAATGCTACGGCAGCCGAAGTTTCCTCGTACATAATACAGAGAACCGAACTGATGCCTGGAGATTGGTATTGTGGTGGCCAGAATTGCGGTGCACACAACTATGCCAGTCGAACGAACTGCTATCGATGTGGTTCACTGAAGGACTACTGCGGTTATGGGGCCGGAGTTATAGCATCTGCCGGTTATGCATATGATGCCATCCCTGGTTGGAAAAGCGGAGATTGGATTTGCACCAG ACTTGGATGCGGCATGCATAATTACGCTAGCAGGACGGAGTGCTATAAATGCAAGACAGCTAGAGATTTTG GAGGAGAAGTCTAA